A genome region from Manis pentadactyla isolate mManPen7 chromosome 5, mManPen7.hap1, whole genome shotgun sequence includes the following:
- the DEFB127 gene encoding LOW QUALITY PROTEIN: beta-defensin 127 (The sequence of the model RefSeq protein was modified relative to this genomic sequence to represent the inferred CDS: deleted 1 base in 1 codon; substituted 1 base at 1 genomic stop codon), with translation MRFLPIIAILLFQKSTVTKQLKRCWDEYIQGXCRKICKITEIREVLCENGRYGCLNIVKLEAVKKTTQPPHPKPMTYAITFPQDYDINTKK, from the exons ATGAGGTTTCTCCCGATCATTGCAATTCTGCTGTTCCAGAAGTCCACAG TAACTAAACAACTTAAGAGATGCTGGGATGAATATATACAAGGATAATGCaggaaaatatgcaaaataaCTGAAATACGTGAAGTACTATGTGAAAATGGGAGATACGGTTGCCTCAATATTGTGAAACTGGAAGCA GTAAAAAAAACTACACAGCCACCTCATCCAAAGCCAATGACTTATGCAATAACTTTTCCTCAAGATTATGATATAAATACGAAAA AATGA
- the DEFB125 gene encoding LOW QUALITY PROTEIN: beta-defensin 125 (The sequence of the model RefSeq protein was modified relative to this genomic sequence to represent the inferred CDS: substituted 1 base at 1 genomic stop codon), which yields SAAGWKIQRCQKNYSGHCRRQCLHTERXKFLCTNKQTCCIPTKIHKEYAQTSTPPPAREDETVELSTWNFIPQSPISGFHDEITIYKSMTRGSTVTGTITPKTNLSSQALVHPSESTNGTTK from the coding sequence TCTGCAGCTGGATGGAAAATTCAAAGATGTCAGAAGAATTACAGTGGGCACTGCAGAAGACAATGTTTACATACTGAAAGGTAAAAATTTCTCTGTACAAACAAGCAAACATGCTGCATTCccaccaaaatacataaagaatacgCTCAAACATCAACTCCCCCACCTGCTAGAGAAGATGAAACTGTTGAACTTAGTACTTGGAATTTCATTCCCCAATCCCCCATTTCTGGGTTCCACGATGAGATAACTATTTATAAATCTATGACTAGAGGAAGCACAGTAACTGGGACCATCACTCCTAAGACAAATCTGTCTTCCCAGGCATTGGTACATCCTTCTGAGAGCACTAATGGCACAACTAAGtaa